GTTTCATATTTCTCGTTTGGTCCTGGTTTTGGTTTATAATTGCCTGAATCTCAACTccttatttgtttgtttttcttccaAAGTTGTTGAGAGCCTTACAAAAATCTTGCCAAGATGATGAACGAAGAAGGACAAAACATGGATCTTTACATCCCAAGGAAATGGTATTGTCAAAtatttcttctcccttctcttctTTTATTTGACGATTTTGTGTGAGTTTAGGTGAGAATTGTGTTTTGTTGGATAATTTGCAGTTCTGCTACAAATAGAATTATTACTGCAAAAGACCATGCTTCAGTTCAGCTTAACATTGGCCATATCAATGAGAGTGGTATCTATACTGGAAAGTTCTCCACTTTTGCACTTAGTGGTTTCGTTCGTGCCCAGGTAATTTTTTGTTACAATCTCGCCGATTGTTGTGCTAATAATTCTAATTAAATTACCTTTATTAGACTTttagctagttatggtgaattaGTGGGGAATTAGCAGAATGTGCGTTGTGAGGTTCCATGGGTTTATAAATGAAAGCAACATCTGTAACAATTGTTTATAGTTATGAGGTTTTTCGTTTATCACAATCTAGGGCAACAGAGAACAACTTAGTGGACCTTTGCATTGCATATACTTATGCAATTTCTTTGCATGGAAGTTGAAAATAGAAAAACTCAACTGTTTTGTTGTACCTTTTTTTCAGCTATTTAAACAGCTATTTTACATGCTATGTAAAAGAGGAGAAATTCCTTGAGCATGTGGTTCTAGTAGTGGCTTGTGTACCATGCATCAACCATGGGCTGTTGAGCTTACGGAGTATTATGCCTATGTTTTTTAGTTGattctgttgttgttgctgctgttaacTTGTTGATTTGGCTAGGAAAGTGTGTGTGGACTTGGTTTCCCAGTAGTCAAAAGTCATATTACTGTTGCCTTTTAACATTTTGTTATTTGTTGGATTCACCAAGGCTGTTTCTCCTTGCATTCACCAAGAGGTAGTTGTTTAGAATGTTCATCTAGATTACCCTGTGACATATATGCCTTTTAGAGAGTACGGAGCCATTGGGTCTGAAATCAAATGAATTATTAAGACTATCAAAGTGTGTAGAAAGTAACCCAAGTGGAATGGCATTGGCGAAAGTAGTCTTAGG
Above is a genomic segment from Papaver somniferum cultivar HN1 chromosome 10, ASM357369v1, whole genome shotgun sequence containing:
- the LOC113318750 gene encoding 40S ribosomal protein S21-like, translating into MMNEEGQNMDLYIPRKCSATNRIITAKDHASVQLNIGHINESGIYTGKFSTFALSGFVRAQGDADSAVDRLWQKKKVEETQQ